DNA sequence from the Agromyces aureus genome:
GGTCGAGTTGACGGTGCTCGCGCACCGCATGCAGGGGCGCCTGTCGTCGTCACGTACGTAGTCCTGCGTATGCGTGGATCCGCTGATTCGCTCGGCGGCCGGTCGCCGTAACGTCGGGCTGCCCGCGTTCGTGCGGGACACCTCTCGACTCAGACAGGAACGACATGCGAACTCCCACTCTCACGCGCACGCGGCTCGTCACCGCCGTCGCCGGGGTCGGTCTGCTGCTGGCGGCGCTGATCCCCGCGGCGACCGCGAACGCGGCCGAACCCTGCGCCCCCGCGTGGAACGCGACCACCCAATACGTCGGCGGCGCGAAGGCGTCCTACCAGGGCGCCAACTACACCTCGAAGTGGTGGACCCAGGGCAACACGCCCGGCGCCGAGCAATGGGGCCCGTGGGCGAGCAACGGCGCGTGCGGCACGACGCCGACGCCGACCCCGACGCCGACCCCGACGCCGACCCCAACCCCCACGCCGACCCCGACCCCCACGCCCACGCCGACCCCGACCCCCACGCCCACTCCGACCCCGACGCCGACCCCCGGCACGGGCACGCCGTGGACCACGAACCCCGACGAGAAGTGCCGCCCCGACGGCCTGTACCAGACCCCGGGCGTCGACGTGCCGTACTGCACGATCTACGACGAGCAGGGCCGCGAGAAGCTGCCGAACGGCCTGAAGAACCGCGTCATCGGGTACTTCACGAGCTGGCGCACGGGCGTGAACGGCGCCCCCAAGTACCTCGCGAGCGACATCCCGTGGAAGAAGCTCAGCCACATCAACTACGCCTTCGCCCACATCGACGGGCAGGGCAAGGTCTCGGTCAACCAGACCGTCGCCGGCAACGCCTCGACCGACCTGACCTGGCCCGGTGTCGCCGGAGCCGAGATGGACTCGTCGCTGCCGTACAAGGGGCACTTCAACCTGCTCACGAAGTACAAGAAGGCGAACCCGGGCGTGAAGGCGCTCGTCTCGGTCGGCGGCTGGGCCGAGACCGGCGGCCACTTCGACGCCGCGGGCGCACGGGTGGCCGACGGCGGCTTCTACACGATGACCGAATCGCAGGCCAAGATCGACACGTTCGCCGACTCGGCGGTCGCGTTCATCCGCACCTACGGGTTCGACGGCGTCGACATCGACTACGAGTACGCGAACAGCAACGGCAAGGCGGGCAGCCCCGACGACTTCACGTTCTCGGAGCCCCGGCGCGCGAAGCTCTGGGCCGGGTACGAGTCGCTCATGAAGACGCTCCGCGTGAAGCTCGACCGCGCGGGCGCGGCCGACGGCAAGCACTACCTGCTCACGGTCGCGGCACCGGCATCCGGTTGGCTGCTGCGCGGCGCCGAGGTGTACCAGGTGACCCCGTACCTCGACTACGTCAACATCATGAGCTACGACCTGCACGGCTCGTGGAACGACTACGTCGGCGGCAACGGCCCGCTCTTCGACGACGGCAACGACCCCGAGCTCGCCGCAGGCGGCGTGTACGGCGCGTACAGCAACATCGGCTACCTCAACACCGACTGGGCGTACCACTACTTCCGCGGCGCGATGCCGGCCGGCCGCATCAACGTGGGCCTGCCGTTCTACACGCGCGGTTGGGACGGCGTGCAGGGCGGCACCAACGGCCTCTACGGCAAGGCGCCGCTCGCCGACCAGACGAAGTGCCCGCCGGGCACCGGGCCGACGATCGGCGGCACCTCCAAGTGCGGCAACGGCGCGGTCGGCATCAACAACCTCTGGCACGACCTCGACAAGACCGGCACCGAGGTCGGCGCGGGTGCGAACCCGATCTGGCACGTGCTGAACCTGCAGAAGGGCGTCGTGGGCGACTACACGTCGGCATACGGAGCGCCGTCGTCGATCACCGGCACGTACACGCACCACTTCGATTCGGTCACGAAGACCGAGTGGTGGTGGAACGCGACCACGAAGACCTTCCTCTCGGGTGACTCGAACCAGGCGATCGCGGCGAAGGCCGACTACATCGCCGACAACGGCATCGGCGGCGCGATGATCTGGGAGCTCGCCGGCGACTACGGCTACAACGCGCAGAAGGGGCAGTACGAGATGGGCTCGACGCTCGTGTCGCTGCTGCACGACCGGTTCGCCGCGTCGACGCCGTACGACGCGACGAAGGCGAACGTGCCGATGCCCGCGAAGGCGATCGACCTGCAGGTGAAGTTCGGGGAGTTCGCGCTCGGCGACAGCAACTACCCGATCAACCCCAAGGTGACGTTCACGAACCGGTCGAAGACCGCGATCCCCGCGGGCTCGACGATCACGTTCGACACCGCCACGAGCGACACCGGCGCGATGGGCGAGCAGAACGGCTGGGGCATCACCAAGGTCTCCAGCGACCACACGGGGTCGAACGTGGGCGGTCTGAAGGGCGACTTCCACACGTACTCGATCAAGGTCCCCACGGGCGGCATCCCCGCCGGCGGCAGCGTGTTCACGAAGTTCTCGTGGCGCCTGCCGATGACCGAGATCTCGAATCTGCGGGTGAAGATCGGCACCGAGACGTTCGCCTCGCTCTCAGACCTGCCGCGCGGGGTCACGGTCGTGGAGCCGTCACCCGGCACGGGCGGCGGAACCGGCGGTGGCGGTGGCACGGGCACCTGCGGCGCGACCGCGTGGAGCGCCACGGCGATCTACACGGGCGGCCAGAAGGTGTCGTACAACGGGTCCGAGTACACGGCCAAGTGGTGGACCCAGGGCAACACCCCCGGCACGAACGACGTCTGGGGCACCGCGACCGCCTGCTGACCGCGTCCGGGCGACGAATCCCATCCCCATCGTCGTCCGGATGCCGCGGGCGGGGCCGCATCCATCGTCCCCGCCCGGTTCCACCCACGCCCGACACGGTGCCCCCATGCCGTGTCGGGCGGCTCCCGGAGCCGGGTACGTAGTCCTACGTACCCGGCTCCTCCGCATGCCCGGCGAACATGTGGATCGTGCGGACGCCGCGCTGCGGCATCCGCTCGTACCGTGACCTCGAGGGGCGCGACCGCGCCCGTTCCTCCCTCGACGAAGGACACCATGCAGACACAGAGAAGCACGCGACGGGGCCTGCGCACGGCGCTGGCCGCCGTCGCCACCGGCGCGCTCGTCGCCGGGCTCGCCGCGGTCGGCGCGGCCATGCCCGCAGCCGCCGCCCCCGAACAGGCGCCCAGCGCCGTGAACGGGTACCGCAACGTCGGCTACTTCGCCCAGTGGGGCGTCTACGGCCGCGCGTTCCAGGCCAAGCAGCTCGAGACCTCCGGCACCGCAGCCGACCTCACGCACATCAACTACTCGTTCGGCAACATCAACTACCAGTCCCTCGAGTGCTTCATCGCGAACAAGGCGCAGGGCACGGGCCCCAACGGCTCCGACGGTGCGGGCGACGCCTGGGCCGACTTCGGCATGGGCTACACCGCGGCGAACTCGGTCGCGGGCACGGCCGACACCTGGGACCAGCCGCTCGCCGGCTCGTTCAACCAGCTCAAGCAGCTGAAGGCGAAGCATCCGAAGCTCAAGGTCATGATCTCGCTCGGCGGCTGGACCTGGTCGAAGAACTTCTCGAAGGCCGCGGCGACGGATGCCTCGCGCAAGAAGTTCGTGAAGAGCTGCGTCGACCTGTACCTGCGCGGCAACCTGCCCGTGATCGACGGCCGAGGCGGCGCCGGTGCCGCTGCGGGCGTCTTCGACGGCATCGACATCGACTGGGAGTGGCCCGGATCGCCGAACGGCGAGGTCGGCAACTCCGTCGACACCGCCAACGACAAGACGAACTTCACGCTGCTGCTGAAGGAGTTCCGCACCCAGGTCGACGCGCTGACCGCTGAGAACGGGCACCCCTACCAGCTCTCGGCCTTCCTGCCGGCGAACCCCGCCGACATCGCCTCCGGCGGCTGGAACGACCCCGAGAAGTTCAAGTACCTCGACTACGGCAACATCCAGGGCTACGACCTGCATGGCGCGTGGAACCCGACCCTCGTCGGTCACCAGGCCAACCTCTTCGACGACCCGGCCGACACCCGTGCCCCTGCGCAACGGTTCAGCGTCGACAAGGCCGTGAAGGAGTACCTGAAGACGGGCATCGACCCGAAGCAGCTCGGCATCGGCCTCGCGGCCTACGGCCGCGGCTGGCAGGGCGCGAAGTCCTCCAACGCGTGGACGGCTGCGACGGATGCCGCGCCCGGCACGTGGGAGAAGGGCAACGAGGACTACGACAAGCTGAAGACCCTCGGCACGGAGTACTACGACGCCGCCCTCGGCGCGGCCTGGCGCTACGACGGCAACCAGTGGTGGAGCTACGACAGCGTCAAGTCGACGACCCGCAAGTCGCAGTACATCGTCGACCAGGGACTCGGCGGCGGCATGTGGTGGGAGCTCGACGGCGACCGCAACGGCGAACTCGTCGGCACGCTCGCCGACAAGCTCCGCGCGGCCAAGAAGGGCCCCGCGAGCGACCCGGTCGGCACGACGCCGACCACGCCTCCGACGACGCCGCCGACCACCCCGCCCACGACGCCGCCGACGACGCCGCCCACGGGTGGCTGCACCGCGACCGCGTGGAACTCCACGGCGATCTACACGGGCGGCCAGAAGGTGTCGTACAACGGCTCCGAGTACACGGCGAAGTGGTGGACGCAGGGCAACACCCCCGGCACCAACGACGTCTGGGGCCTCGTCGGCTCGTGCTCCACGACGCCGCCGACCACGCCGCCCACCACGCCGCCGACCACCCCGCCCACCACGCCGCCGACGAACCCCGGCACCTGCACTGCCGCGGCGTGGGCCGCGGCGACCGCCTACAGCGGTGGCGCAGTGGTGAGCTACAGCGGCTCGACCTACAAGGCCAAGTGGTGGACGCAGGGCAACACCCCCGGTGCCGAGCAGTGGGGCCCGTGGGAGAAGCAGGGCGCCTGCTGATCCGGCGACCACGGTGAAACGGCGGATGCCCCGGAGCGAACTCGCTCCGGGGCATCCGTGTTCATGCCGGCTCTCTCAGCCGCGGCATCCGATCAACCGAAGCGGCCGGACACGTAGTCTTCCGTGGCCTTGACCGACGGGTTCGAGAACATCGTCGTGGTGTCGTCGTACTCGATGAGCTTGCCCGGCTTGCCGGTTCCCGCGATGTTGAAGAACGCGGTCTTGTCGCTCACGCGCGAGGCCTGCTGCATGTTGTGGGTCACGATCACGATCGTGTACTCCTGCTTGAGCTCTTCGATGAGGTCCTCGATCGCGAGCGTCGAGATCGGGTCGAGGGCCGAGCACGGCTCGTCCATGAGGATCACCTCGGGGGAGACGGCGATCGTACGTGCGATGCAGAGTCGCTGCTGCTGACCGCCCGAGAGGCCCGAGCCCGGACGGTCGAGCCGGTCCTTGACCTCGTTCCAGAGGTTCGCGCCCTGCAGCGACTTCTCGACGAGGTCGTCGGCGTCGGTCTTCGACATGCGCTTGTTGTTCAGGCGCACACCGGCGAGCACGTTCTCCTTGATCGACATCGTCGGGAACGGGTTGGGGCGCTGGAACACCATGCCCACCTGACGGCGCACGAGCACCGGGTCGACGGCTGAGTCGTAGAGGTTGTTGCCGTCGATCAGCACCTCGCCCTGCACCCGGGCGCCGGGGATGACCTCGTGCATGCGGTTCAGTGTGCGGAGGAAGGTCGACTTGCCGCAGCCCGACGGGCCGATGAAGGCCGTCACCGTGCGGGGTTCGATCTCGAGCGAGACGCCCTCGACCGCGAGGAAACTGCTGTAGTAGACGTTGAGGTCGTTGACTTCGATGCGCTTGGACACTGGGAGCTTCGCTTCTCTCTGGGCTCGGGTTGGATGCAGGTCTGGAGGTGCCGGGCGATCAGCGGCCGGTCTTCGGCGAGAAGACCTTGGCGACGACGCGGGCGATGACGTTCAGCAGGGCGACGATGAGGATGAGCGTGAGCGCTCCGGCCCACGCGCGGTCGATGTAGGCCTGGGCGTCGGCACCCTGGTTGGCGTACTGCGTGTACACGAACACGGGCAGCGTCATCATCCGCTCGGAGAACAGGTTGTAGTTCATGCTCGTCGTGAAGCCGGCGATGATGAGCAGCGGCGCGGTCTCGCCGATGACACGGGCGATCGAGATCATGATGCCCGTGATGATGCCCGCGATCGAGGTGGGCAGCACGACCTTGAGGATCGTGAGCCACTTCGGAACGCCGAGGGCGTATGCGGCCTCGCGCAACTCGTTCGGAACGAGCTTCAGCATCTCCTCGCTCGAGCGCACGACGACCGGGATCATCAGCACCGAGAGGGCCACCGAGCCGCCGAACCCGAAGCGGATGCCCGGGTCGTCGGTGATGAGCGCGAAGAGCGCGAACGCGAACAGGCCGGCGACGATCGACGGGATGCCGGTCATGACGTCGACGAAGAAGGTGATCGCGTGCTTCAGGCGACCGCGACCGTACTCGACGAGGTAGATCGCGGCGAGCAGGCCGACCGGAACTGAGATCAGCGTCGCCATGCCGGTCACGAGCAGCGTGCCGACGATCGCGTGCAGTGCGCCGCCGCCGGGGCCGACGACGTTGCGCATCGACTCGCTGAAGAACTGGATGTCGAAGCGCGGCAGTCCGTTGACGATGGTCGTGAACGCGACCGAGATGAGGGGCAGCAGGGCGATGGTGAACGCGGTGGCCACGAGGGCGGTCACCAGTCGGTCTGAGGCCTTGCGTGGGCCCTCGACGGCCCGCGAGAGCACCCAGATGACGACCACGTAGGCGACCACGCCGAGGAAGACCGCCAGGACGATGTTGAAGTCGGTGCCGGCGGCCGCCGCGATCATCGCGAAGACGAGCGACATGACCGCGAGGCATCCGACGAGCACGTAGACGGCGGTGTAGCGGGGCAGCTTGCCAGCCGTGAGCGAGTTGGCCACCGGCGTGCCCACTGGCGACTTCGGGGGCGAGGTGAGGACGCTCATCAGTTCGCTCCCGAGAATTCCTTGCGCCGGTCCACGATGTACCGGGCGATCATGTTGACGGCGAGGGTGATCACGAAGAGGATCAGGCCCGTCGCGATGAGGATGTTGACCCCGACGCCGTGCGCCTCGGGGAAGTTCAGCGCGATGTTCGCCGCGATGGTGGTCGGGTTCTGCGACTGCAGCAGCGCGAACGAGATGATCGCCGCGGGCGAGAGCACCATGGCCACGACCATCGTCTCGCCGAGTGCACGGCCGAGGCCGAGCATCGAGGCCGAGATGATGCCGGGGCGTCCGAACGGCAGGACGGCGAGCTTGATCATCTCCCAGCGGGTCGCGCCGAGCGCGAGCGCGGCCTCCTCGTGCAGCACCGGGGTCTGCAGGAAGACCTCGCGGCAGAGCGCGGTGATGATCGGCAGGACCATGACGGCGAGCACCACGGCGACGGTGAGGATCGTGCGGCCGGTGCCCGAGACGGGGCCGGCGAAGAGCGGGAACCAGCCGAACCATTCGGTCAGCGTGGTGTAGAAGGGCTGCACGGCCGGGGCGAGCACCGAGATGCCCCACAGGCCGAACACGACCGACGGGACCGCGGCGAGCAGGTCGACGATGTAGCCGAGACCCTGCGCGAGCTTGCGCGGGGCGTAGTGCGAGATGAACAGCGCGATGCCGAGCGCGATCGGGATCGCCATGATCAGTGCGAGGGCGGCGGCCCAGAGGGTGCCGAAGACGAGCGGGCCGACGTACTGCCAGAAGTTGTCGGCGTCGCCCTTGAAGTCGGCCGACTCGGCCGTGAAGGCCGGCAGCGACTGGGCGATGAGGAAGATCGCCACTGCGGCGAGGGTGACGAGGATGAGCGTTCCGGCCACGACCGTCGCGGTGGAGAACACCCGGTCGCCGGGTCGAGGTTTCGCTGTGATCGCGGATGCCGGTGGGGCTGACGTCATGGCCGGGTCTTCCTGCGTGGATCGAGTGGAACGGATGCGACGCACTGGCGGATGCCTGCGCGCCAAGCCTGCCCGACCCGGTCACCGCGCGCAATGGCGGGTGACCGGGCCGGGCAGCAGGTGTTACTTGACGGTCGCGAGGGCGGCCGCGACCTTGTCCGACAGGTCGGACGAGAGCGGAGCCGAACCGGCCTGCTCGGCGGCGACGGCCTGGCCGTCGGCGCTGGCGATGTAGCTCACGTAGGACGTGACGAGCTCGCCCTGGGCGGCGTCGGCGTACTCCTGGCAGACGATCGCGTAGCTCACGAGCACGAGCGGGTAGTGCGACGGGTCGGTCGTGGTGCGGTCCAGCTGGATCGCGAGGTCGTTGGCCTCGCGGCCCTCGACGAGCGGCGACTCGGCGACGACGGCTGCAGCGGCCTCGGCCGTGTAGCCGACGAACTCCTCGCCGACCTGGATGTTCGCGACACCGAGGTCGCCGGCACGGGATGCGTCGGCGTAGCCGATGGTGTTCACGCCGTTGGTGACGGCGTCGACGACGCCGGAGGTGCCCTGTGCACCCTCACCGGTCTGGTACGGGAACGGGTCGGCCGGCGCGGCGTCCCACACGTCGGGAGCGGTCTGGAAGAGGTAGTCCGCGAAGTTCTTCGTGGTGCCCGAGTCGTCGGAGCGGTGCACAGCCGTGATGTTCGCGGCGGGCAGGGTCGCGTCGGGGTTCAGCGCGACGATCGCCGGGTCGTTCCAGGTGGTGATCTCGCCCTTGAAGATCTTCGCGATCGTGGCCGAGTCGAGGTTGAGCTCGTCGACGCCCTCGATGTTGAAGATGAGCGCGATCGGGGAGATGTAGACCGGGAGGTCGATCGCCTTGGTGTCGGGGGCGCAGGAGCCGAATTCGCCCGCGAGCTCCTCGTCCTTCAGGTACGAGTCGGAGCCGGCGAAGTCGACGCCGCCCGCGATGAAGGATTCGCGACCCGCGCCGGAGCCCGAGGGGTCGTAGTTGATCGTGACGCCGGTGTTGGCGGTCTGGAACGCTGCGATCCAGGCTTCCTGAGCGCTGCCCTGCGACGAGGCGCCGGCTGCGTTGATGGTGCCCGAGAGGGTCGAAGCCGACTCTTCGGGAGCGGCGGCGCCGCCTTCGTTCGTGGCGCAGGAGCTGAGCGCGAGCGCAGCCGTGACGGCGACGACGGCGGGCAGGCCGAAACGCTTGAGGTTCACGTGGGGTTCCCTTCCGGGGATTGTGTGCAGGTTGGGGCCGGGTGCCGACCCGTCTGCGAGGCTATGCAGCCCGCCTTACGAGCTTGCGCCACAGCGGTGAACGGAAGGTGAACGACCGCTGTCCGGTGCGGAGGATCCGCGGGATTCCGCGGATCCTCCGGCCCCGGCGAATGCCGTGCGTCGGAAGGGAATCGGGGTCAGACCCTCGGCGCGTGGGTCTCGATCGCGATGACGCCCGACCCGGAGTTCGTCTTCGACACGTGCACGACGCTGAAACCGCCGGGCTCGAGCTCGGCGGCATCGGCCACGTAGGAGCCGAGCGGGGTCGCGGTGGCGAGGGAGATCTCGCGGATGATCTCGGGCAGTACCGGCCCGTGACTGCACAGGACCGCCGAGCGGCCCGCGCGGATGCGCTTGCCGATCACCCGGCGGATGTCGGCGTCGCCGGCGGCCCAGGCGTCTTCGCTGATGCCGGGCTTCAGCCTGACCTTCATCGACGTGGCCGCCGACAACGGGCGAACGGTCGTCACGCAGCGGATCGCGGGGCTGGAGTAGATGCGCTCGGGTCGCCACGCGGAGAGCGTGTCGGCGAGGTCCGCGGCCTGTGCGACGCCGCGGGCGGCGAGCGGGCGCGCGGTGTCCTGGCCCTTCCAGCTGCCGCGTGCGAGCGCCTTGCCGTGACGAACCAGCAGCAGCGCGAACGTGCTCGTCACGCCCTGCTCGACGAGGGCCGCGAAGTTCTCGAGGATCTCGACATCCGGTGCGTAGGTGAGGTAGTTCCGCGCGCGCTTGATCGTGACCCACTCGAGTGCGGCGACCTCGCCGTTGGGCTTGAAGGTCGAGTGCTGGAGGGCGTGGTCGCTGACCTCGCCCGCCCAGTAGTGCACGACCTTCTCTCGCCCGCTCGGCATCAGGTAGCGGGAGACGCCGAGTGGCACGCCGAGCGCGATCTCGAGGCCGGTCTCCTCCTGGATCTCCCGGACGGCGGTCTGCGAGAGGCTCTCGCCCGGATCGACCTTGCCCTTGGGGATGGTGACGTCGCCGTGCACGGTGCGGTGGATGAGCAGGACGTGCATTCGCCCGTCGATGATGCGCCAGCACACGGCTCCGGCCGCATAGACCGCGGTCTCGGGGCTCATCGGCGAAGGCCCGATCGACTGCGTGGGCCGATCTCGGCCATGAGTGAGGACTGCAGGTCCTCGAGCGGGCGTCCCGACTCGTCGACCGCGTGCCGGGTCCATGTGCCGTCGCCCTCGAGGTGCCACGAGCTGGTGCGGTCGTCCATCGCGCGATCGAAGTTCGCGCTGACGTCGGCGATGTGTCCGGGGTCGGTGAGGCGCACGAGCGCCTCGACGCGCCGGTCGAGGTTGCGGTGCATCATGTCGGCCGAGCCGATGTAGATCTGGGGGTCGCCGCCGTTGACCACGGAGAAGATCCGCGAGTGCTCCAGGTAGCGGCCGAGGATCGAGCGCACGGTGATGTTCTCGCTGAGGCCGGGGACCCCGGGCCGGAGGCTGCAGATGCCGCGCACCCACACCTCGACCTTGACCCCGGCGTTCGACGCGCGGTAGAGCGCGTCGATGATGGCCTCGTCGACGATCGAGTTCACCTTGACGCGGATGCCGGCGGGCTTGCCGGCCTTCGCATTCGCGATCTCGTTGGCGATGAGCTTCAGGAGTCCCTTGCGCAGGTGCAGCGGTGCCACGAGCAGGCGCTTGAACTTCTTCTCGATGGCGTAGCCCGACAGCTCGTTGAAGAGGCGCGTCAGGTCCTTGCCGACCTGGTCGTCGGCCGTCAGCAGGCCGAGGTCCTCGTAGATGCGGCTGGTCTTCGGGTTGTAGTTGCCCGTGCCGATGTGGGAGTAGTGGCGCAGCGTGCCCTTCTCCTGGCGGATCACGAGCGCGAGCTTGCAGTGGGTCTTGAGGCCCACCAGGCCGTAGACCACGTGCACGCCGGCCTTCTCGAGCTTGCGAGCCCACGTGATGTTGGCCTGCTCGTCGAAGCGCGCCTTGATCTCGACGAGGGCGAGCACCTGCTTGCCCGACTCGGCGGCATCGATGAGCGCCTCGACGATGGGGCTGTCGCCCGACGTGCGGTAGAGCGTCTGCTTGATGGCCAGCACGTCGGGGTCGGCCGCGGCCTGCTCGAGGAAGGCCTGCACGCTGGTCGCGAACGACTCGTAGGGGTGGTGCAGCAGCACGTCGCGCCGCGAGACGGCCTTGAAGATGTCGGCGCGGAGGTTCGAGTCGGACGGCTGCAGCTGCGCCGCGGTGACGGGCACGTGCGTCGGGTAGTGGAGCTCGGGCCGGTCGAGACGGGACAGGTCGAACAGCCCGCCGAGGTCGAGCGGCGCGGGCAGTCGGTAGACCTCCTGCTCGGTGACGTCGAGTTCTCGCACGAGGAGCCCGAGGGTCACGTCGTCCATGTCGTCGGAGACCTCGAGGCGGATGGGCGGGCCGAACCGTCGTCGGAGGAGCTCCTTCTCGAGCGCCTTGATGAGGTTCTCGGTCTCGTCCTCCTCGACCTCGACGTCTTCGTTGCGGGTGACGCGGAAGACGTGGTGCTCGAGGATCTCCATGCCGGGGAAGAGGTCGCCGAGGTGGTTGGCGATCAGGTCTTCGAGGGTGATGTACCTGGCGTT
Encoded proteins:
- a CDS encoding RNA degradosome polyphosphate kinase; the encoded protein is MTTDSAFDDDRTASDFDDDFEPFDIEGAPDLPAERYLDRELSWLAFNKRVLELAEDPTLPVLERANFLAIFASNLDEFFMVRVAGLKRRIITGLAVPTNVGRSPVDVLSDISKQAHELQNRHAAVYQDLVKPALAEGGIQVVTFDSLGADARDHLRDYFSSQIFPVLMPLAVDPAHPFPYISGLSLNLSVRVRNSRTGRQEFARVKVPQMLPRFVRVDPTESIENARYITLEDLIANHLGDLFPGMEILEHHVFRVTRNEDVEVEEDETENLIKALEKELLRRRFGPPIRLEVSDDMDDVTLGLLVRELDVTEQEVYRLPAPLDLGGLFDLSRLDRPELHYPTHVPVTAAQLQPSDSNLRADIFKAVSRRDVLLHHPYESFATSVQAFLEQAAADPDVLAIKQTLYRTSGDSPIVEALIDAAESGKQVLALVEIKARFDEQANITWARKLEKAGVHVVYGLVGLKTHCKLALVIRQEKGTLRHYSHIGTGNYNPKTSRIYEDLGLLTADDQVGKDLTRLFNELSGYAIEKKFKRLLVAPLHLRKGLLKLIANEIANAKAGKPAGIRVKVNSIVDEAIIDALYRASNAGVKVEVWVRGICSLRPGVPGLSENITVRSILGRYLEHSRIFSVVNGGDPQIYIGSADMMHRNLDRRVEALVRLTDPGHIADVSANFDRAMDDRTSSWHLEGDGTWTRHAVDESGRPLEDLQSSLMAEIGPRSRSGLRR